The following coding sequences lie in one Porphyromonas asaccharolytica DSM 20707 genomic window:
- a CDS encoding aldehyde dehydrogenase family protein yields MDIKEMVSLAREAQKDYQARFDQDAVDQVVKALCRVVYDNAEMLAREAVDETEMGVYEDKVAKCRNKSKGVWSNLQGKKSMGVLDIDEKTGLIKIAKPVGVVAAITPTTNPIVTPMANIAFALKTRNAIIVSPHPRSKNCSAHTIQLILERLKEFNVPEHLIQCVTEPSIQATQDLMAAVDVVVATGGMGMVHSAYSSGKPSFGVGAGNVQVILDEHIDYKEAAETIIRGRIFDNGIICSGEQCFIYPEQHREEIFQAFKDHGAYFVPAEEHDKLVNTLFVNGTISRDVVGKSVQHIAQLAGISVPEGTRMLIVPAKGVGTADPICKEKMCPVMTCLPYKHFDEAIEIANTNLKMEGSGHTAGIHSNNQGNIIKAGDEITISRLIVNAPCSITAGGSIQNGLSVTTTLGCGSWGNNSISENLTYKHLLNISRIARMSPHVHVPTDEEIWAMN; encoded by the coding sequence ATGGATATCAAAGAAATGGTCTCTCTAGCACGAGAGGCACAGAAGGATTACCAAGCACGCTTCGATCAGGACGCTGTAGACCAGGTGGTCAAGGCTCTCTGTCGTGTCGTCTATGACAATGCTGAGATGCTCGCTCGTGAAGCTGTCGACGAGACCGAGATGGGCGTCTATGAGGACAAAGTAGCTAAGTGCCGCAACAAGTCAAAAGGCGTATGGAGCAACCTCCAGGGCAAGAAGAGTATGGGCGTACTGGACATCGACGAGAAGACCGGCCTCATCAAGATCGCTAAGCCCGTAGGTGTCGTCGCTGCGATCACTCCGACGACTAATCCGATCGTCACTCCGATGGCAAACATCGCCTTCGCTCTCAAGACACGCAACGCGATCATCGTCTCGCCACACCCACGCTCTAAGAACTGCTCCGCACATACCATCCAGCTCATACTGGAGCGTCTTAAGGAGTTCAACGTACCTGAGCACCTCATTCAGTGCGTCACCGAGCCCTCTATCCAAGCCACGCAAGACCTTATGGCGGCTGTCGACGTCGTAGTTGCTACGGGTGGTATGGGCATGGTACACTCTGCTTACTCTTCGGGCAAGCCCTCCTTTGGCGTAGGCGCTGGCAACGTGCAGGTCATCCTCGATGAGCATATCGACTACAAAGAAGCTGCCGAGACCATCATCCGTGGACGTATCTTTGACAACGGCATCATCTGCTCTGGCGAGCAGTGCTTCATCTACCCTGAGCAGCACCGGGAGGAGATCTTCCAGGCCTTCAAGGATCACGGAGCTTACTTCGTACCAGCTGAGGAGCACGACAAGCTGGTCAATACGCTCTTCGTCAACGGCACCATCAGCCGTGACGTCGTCGGCAAGAGCGTGCAGCACATTGCTCAGCTCGCTGGTATCTCCGTACCCGAGGGGACCCGTATGCTCATCGTCCCTGCCAAGGGCGTCGGCACGGCCGATCCTATCTGCAAGGAGAAGATGTGTCCCGTGATGACCTGCCTGCCTTACAAGCACTTTGACGAGGCTATTGAGATTGCCAATACCAACCTCAAGATGGAGGGTAGTGGCCACACGGCAGGTATCCACTCAAACAATCAGGGTAACATCATCAAGGCTGGCGATGAGATCACTATCTCGCGTCTGATCGTCAATGCGCCTTGCTCGATCACGGCTGGTGGATCGATCCAAAACGGTCTCTCCGTGACTACAACCCTAGGCTGCGGTAGCTGGGGCAATAACTCTATCTCGGAGAACCTTACCTACAAGCACCTACTCAACATCTCTCGCATCGCTCGCATGTCGCCACACGTCCACGTGCCGACCGACGAGGAGATCTGGGCGATGAACTAA
- a CDS encoding 4-hydroxybutyrate dehydrogenase — MQLFKLKTVIDQFETFADFAKAFALGERDLVITNDFLYEPFMKASQLPCHFVMQEHYGTGEPSEEMMNQILHDLQGTDYDRVIAVGGGTVIDISKLFVLRGLTDVMDAFDKKIPLVKEKQLIIIPTTCGTGSEVTNISIAEIKSRQTKMGLADDAIVADNAVIIPELLRGLPFKFYACSAIDALIHAVESFLSPKCNPYTAIFSEAAWQIIIPVFQKIRDKGPDYRFDCMGEMIMASNFAGIAFGNAGVGAVHALSYPLGGSYHVPHGEANYQFFTEVFKAYERKAPAGQMQLLKEKLAKLMGCTPATLFDEIDALLSALIAKNSLRTYGMKEAEIEGFADAVIATQQRLLANNYTPLTRDEIRDIYKALY; from the coding sequence ATGCAACTATTCAAGCTCAAGACGGTCATCGACCAGTTCGAGACCTTTGCAGACTTTGCCAAAGCCTTTGCACTTGGGGAGCGTGACCTAGTCATCACCAATGACTTCCTCTACGAGCCCTTTATGAAAGCCTCCCAGCTACCCTGCCACTTCGTCATGCAGGAGCACTACGGCACAGGTGAGCCCTCGGAGGAGATGATGAATCAGATCCTCCACGACCTCCAGGGCACGGACTACGATCGTGTCATAGCCGTAGGCGGTGGCACGGTCATCGACATCTCCAAGCTCTTTGTGCTGCGTGGCTTGACAGACGTGATGGACGCTTTTGACAAGAAGATCCCTCTCGTCAAGGAGAAGCAGCTCATCATCATCCCCACGACCTGTGGTACGGGTAGCGAGGTGACCAATATCTCTATCGCTGAGATCAAGAGCCGCCAGACGAAGATGGGACTCGCTGACGATGCTATCGTAGCTGACAATGCGGTCATCATCCCTGAGCTGCTGAGGGGGCTGCCCTTCAAGTTTTACGCTTGCAGCGCCATCGATGCGCTGATACATGCTGTGGAGTCCTTCCTCTCGCCCAAGTGCAATCCCTACACCGCAATCTTTAGCGAAGCCGCTTGGCAGATCATCATCCCGGTCTTCCAGAAGATACGAGACAAGGGTCCCGACTACCGCTTCGACTGTATGGGCGAGATGATTATGGCGAGCAACTTCGCGGGCATCGCCTTTGGCAATGCAGGTGTTGGCGCCGTCCATGCGCTCTCTTATCCGCTCGGTGGCTCCTATCACGTACCGCACGGAGAGGCAAACTATCAGTTCTTCACCGAGGTCTTTAAGGCTTACGAGCGCAAGGCTCCAGCGGGTCAGATGCAGCTCCTCAAGGAGAAGCTCGCCAAGCTGATGGGTTGTACGCCCGCCACGCTCTTTGACGAAATCGACGCACTGCTCTCAGCTTTGATCGCCAAGAATTCGCTTCGCACATACGGTATGAAGGAGGCTGAGATCGAAGGCTTTGCCGATGCGGTCATCGCTACGCAGCAGCGCCTCCTTGCGAACAACTATACCCCCCTCACACGGGACGAGATCAGAGACATCTACAAGGCTCTCTACTAA
- a CDS encoding acetyl-CoA hydrolase/transferase family protein → MSIPFSSISPDEAVSHIQDGDFVVLSHAAAVPQACVAALARNYERFHDVRIFHMVTLGESPYTAPEMEGHFRLVTNFVGANTRPAVDEQRADFVPSYFYEVPSMMQPGGVFHPDVAIVQLSYPNEEGYCSFGTSCDYSKPAAEQARVVIGELNKQMPFVGGDNLIHISQLTHIVEADYPLYALDLPRIGEVEEAIGRNCAELIQDGDTLQLGIGAIPDAVLLFLKDKKDLGIHSEMVSDGVVKLIKAHTITGRCKTLLPNKVVATFLMGTQELYDFAHNNPAIEMRPVNYVNDPRIIAQNDHLVSINSCIEVDLMGQVVSEAMGLRQFSGPGGQVDFVRGAAWSKGGRSIIAIPSTARRGTASRIVPLLTEGAAITTSRNDVDYIVTEYGVAHLKGKSLRERALALTAIAHPNFRPELEAECKRRFKL, encoded by the coding sequence ATGTCTATCCCATTTAGCAGTATCTCTCCCGACGAAGCGGTCTCCCACATACAGGACGGTGACTTCGTCGTACTATCTCATGCAGCCGCTGTACCGCAAGCGTGCGTCGCTGCCTTGGCGCGAAACTATGAGCGCTTCCACGATGTCCGCATCTTCCACATGGTCACCCTGGGCGAGAGCCCCTACACAGCACCCGAGATGGAGGGACACTTCAGACTCGTGACCAACTTCGTCGGTGCCAACACGCGTCCTGCCGTCGATGAGCAGCGCGCGGACTTCGTCCCCTCCTACTTCTACGAGGTGCCCTCGATGATGCAGCCAGGGGGAGTCTTTCACCCCGATGTAGCTATCGTGCAGCTCTCCTATCCCAACGAGGAGGGCTACTGCAGCTTCGGCACCTCCTGTGACTATAGCAAGCCAGCTGCTGAGCAGGCTCGAGTCGTCATCGGAGAGCTCAATAAGCAGATGCCATTCGTTGGCGGAGACAACCTCATACATATCTCTCAGCTCACACATATCGTAGAGGCCGACTACCCACTCTACGCACTTGACCTGCCACGCATCGGAGAGGTTGAGGAGGCTATCGGACGCAACTGCGCAGAGCTCATACAGGATGGAGACACGCTCCAGCTCGGCATCGGAGCAATCCCCGATGCTGTCTTGCTCTTTCTCAAGGATAAGAAGGATCTCGGTATCCACTCCGAGATGGTCTCTGACGGCGTGGTCAAGCTCATCAAGGCTCATACCATCACGGGTCGGTGCAAGACGCTCCTCCCCAACAAGGTGGTCGCTACATTCCTCATGGGTACGCAAGAACTCTACGACTTTGCGCACAACAACCCAGCCATCGAGATGCGTCCCGTCAACTATGTCAACGACCCGCGCATCATCGCCCAAAACGACCACCTCGTGAGCATCAATAGCTGTATCGAGGTAGACCTTATGGGGCAGGTGGTCTCTGAGGCGATGGGCTTGCGACAGTTCAGCGGTCCAGGCGGACAGGTTGACTTCGTGCGTGGTGCCGCTTGGTCTAAGGGCGGACGCAGCATCATCGCTATCCCCTCCACGGCACGCCGAGGCACCGCCTCCCGCATCGTACCGCTACTCACAGAGGGTGCCGCCATCACCACCTCTCGCAACGACGTAGACTACATCGTCACCGAGTATGGCGTAGCGCACCTCAAGGGCAAGTCGCTCCGTGAGCGAGCCTTAGCACTGACAGCTATCGCTCATCCCAATTTCCGCCCCGAGCTAGAGGCGGAGTGCAAGAGAAGATTCAAACTATAA
- a CDS encoding NifU family protein yields MTDLSSRVDEITTIISSYVRPQLQAHGGDIALLRVAGEQVFVKVSGSCQACPSLSSTIREVVQETLRGELGLPTLMVTVDDSVSDELIAEALRIIRK; encoded by the coding sequence ATGACAGATCTATCCTCTAGGGTAGACGAGATCACGACCATCATCAGTAGCTATGTACGTCCTCAGCTCCAAGCACACGGGGGCGACATAGCGCTGCTGAGGGTCGCTGGCGAACAAGTTTTCGTCAAGGTCTCGGGGAGTTGTCAAGCATGCCCCTCGCTGAGTAGCACGATCCGGGAGGTGGTGCAGGAGACGCTACGAGGCGAGCTGGGCCTCCCCACCCTAATGGTAACCGTAGACGACAGCGTCAGCGACGAACTCATCGCCGAGGCGCTCCGTATCATACGAAAGTAA
- a CDS encoding 4-hydroxyphenylacetate 3-hydroxylase family protein has protein sequence MKTREEYIESLRALHLNVYFMGQKIDNPVDHPMIRPSLNSLAMTYELAQQEEYKDLMTATSNITGKTINRFCHIHQSAEDLVKKVKMQRLLGQKTASCFQRCVGMDAFNAIWSTTYEMDEACGTNYHQRFRDYVQYCQDNDLVVDGAMTDPKGDRSLSPSQQEDPDLYVHINEIRPDGIVVTGAKAHQTGSVNSHEHLIMPTCSMREEDADYAVSFAIPSDAEGVTIIYGRQSCDTRKMEKGADIDLGNSTFGGHETLFIMDHVFVPMERVFMCREYQFSNMLVERFAGYHRQSYGGCKVGVGDVLIGAAALAADYNGVPRASHIKDKLIEMVHLNETLYACGIACSAEGKKTKSGNYLIDMLLANVCKQNVTRYPYEITRLAEDIAGGLMVTMPSQADLQHEEVGPLVRKYLAGAKGTDTVNRMRILRLIENLTLGTAAVGYRTESLHGAGSPQAQRIMISRQCNMEAKKELARKIAHLDTSLDKPQGK, from the coding sequence ATGAAAACACGCGAAGAGTACATCGAGAGCCTTAGAGCTCTCCACCTTAACGTCTACTTCATGGGCCAGAAGATCGACAACCCCGTCGACCACCCCATGATCCGTCCATCGCTCAATTCGCTAGCGATGACCTATGAGCTGGCACAGCAGGAGGAGTACAAGGATCTGATGACCGCTACCTCCAACATTACGGGCAAGACGATCAATCGCTTCTGCCACATTCACCAGAGCGCTGAGGACCTCGTCAAGAAGGTCAAGATGCAGCGTCTCCTCGGTCAGAAGACCGCTAGCTGCTTCCAGCGCTGTGTCGGTATGGATGCCTTCAATGCTATCTGGTCTACCACCTATGAGATGGACGAGGCGTGCGGTACCAACTACCACCAGCGCTTCAGAGACTATGTACAGTACTGCCAGGACAACGACCTCGTCGTAGACGGTGCTATGACCGATCCTAAGGGCGACCGTAGCCTCTCACCCTCACAGCAGGAGGATCCAGATCTCTACGTACACATCAACGAGATACGTCCTGATGGTATCGTCGTCACGGGTGCCAAGGCTCACCAGACTGGCTCGGTCAATTCGCATGAGCACCTGATCATGCCTACCTGCTCGATGCGTGAGGAGGATGCTGACTACGCTGTCTCTTTTGCCATCCCCAGTGATGCCGAGGGCGTTACGATCATCTACGGCCGTCAGTCTTGCGACACACGCAAGATGGAGAAGGGCGCAGACATTGACCTGGGTAACTCAACCTTCGGAGGTCATGAGACGCTCTTCATCATGGATCACGTCTTCGTACCTATGGAGCGTGTCTTCATGTGCCGTGAGTACCAGTTCTCCAACATGCTTGTCGAGCGCTTCGCTGGCTATCACCGTCAGTCTTATGGTGGCTGTAAGGTAGGTGTGGGCGACGTACTCATCGGTGCTGCTGCTCTGGCTGCTGACTACAACGGTGTGCCTCGGGCTTCGCACATCAAGGACAAGCTGATCGAGATGGTTCACCTCAATGAGACGCTCTACGCTTGCGGTATCGCTTGCTCGGCTGAGGGCAAGAAGACGAAGTCGGGCAACTACCTGATCGATATGCTCCTGGCCAACGTATGTAAGCAGAATGTAACCCGCTATCCCTACGAGATCACACGTCTCGCTGAGGACATAGCTGGCGGTCTGATGGTTACGATGCCTAGCCAAGCTGACCTGCAGCACGAGGAGGTCGGGCCACTCGTACGTAAGTACCTCGCTGGTGCTAAGGGCACGGACACGGTAAATCGTATGCGCATCTTGCGTCTGATCGAGAATCTCACGCTCGGTACCGCAGCCGTAGGCTACCGCACGGAGAGCCTGCACGGTGCTGGCTCGCCACAGGCTCAGCGCATCATGATCTCGCGTCAGTGTAATATGGAGGCAAAGAAGGAGCTGGCTCGTAAGATAGCTCATCTCGACACCTCTCTAGATAAGCCTCAGGGCAAGTAG